The Pyrus communis chromosome 5, drPyrComm1.1, whole genome shotgun sequence region TTGCCCAGAAACGACCGTTCTATGAAACAGAGTATCTCCAAGTATCAGTTTTAAGTTATTCtttttatacaagcgatattcaAGGAGGGTGAATTGAACACGAGACCTCAAATTCGGGTTTTTATATCTCGAGCATTGTCTCCGAGATGCTATTTGGCTAGCTAACAGTTGCCCCTTGTGATTTCTCGAAACATGCATATATTACGCAAAAGTAGGATACTTCATTCGCGATTCAGTTAATGAAAGTTACAACTCAAACAACAGAAGCTACAAAACAATGAGATTTTGTACATTTCACTGTTCACCATGCATCTGATTGTAAAATTTTGGATTCACTCTCAACGCCTTCTTCGCTAAGTTTCGGATATCGTCCCGACTAGATTCAGCCGATATTCGAATAATCTCTTGCAGCCCTCCACTGGATATGAAATCCCTTGCATTGTCCTCTGCACCAACAACAGATAAAATTACTGTCCAAGTCATCCTAAGCATCTAAGTTTCCACAAAATCTATGCATGACTAATGACTAAAGCATATCATAATACTCTCAAAAACTTGATTCGCTATTAGTTGTCCGATTAACGTGAAACATGTAAAATTCTCAGTCAAAAATGGCCAACCCAGACAGAGCTTACCGTTTTGCGCTAAATGGCAGAGAGCAAGCTCGATGTGGCGTTGGGTTGAAGTTGACATGGTGTTGGAGTTAATGATCAACCAGGTAAGGACGCCATCGTCCATCAAAAGTGAACGGCCTTTTCTATGTCCTGCAAATGTAGAGCTTAATATTGAATACAATGCAGCATGATACATGTACACAGCCACAAAAAGGACTGCTTCGACCAACCTTGAATAGTTCCGCGTGATTCACATTTTGCAAAGTTGGCCAGTCCTCTAGCAACCTGTGCAATGACTTCACTACTCCCCGACTTTGCCATTCCCAAGAGTGCCTTAATTCCTCCATCTTCCTTCAGCATTGTATGTATTCTTTCTGTAATTAACAAAAACTATGCATGATCTCTCATGCTAATAACCTTCAACAAGATGCGGCTCCATCCGTTTAGACGTAAAATATATTGGGATATGTTGACACGTTGAGTACACAATCTATGCAGCAAAGGAATGAACCTAAAACTCGAACAAAATAACTCTAAACTATCTAGTGCTTACCATTTCCACATAAATTAGCGAGTGCGCCAGCAACCATTCTAAGAGTTTGTGGATCATTTGTGTTGCTTGCTGTCTCTGCGAGTAGTTGAGCTCCACCTCTGCTCATAATTAGGCCTTGATTTACCTCTGAGAAGAGTTAAAAGAGAGACAAAAATCGAAAGAAGCAGGGATaagtaaataaaattaagaGAATGATCAAATATTCAACATGAAACTACCAAGTTCTTTCCCCACCCCCACCCTGATCCTTTTACTGCCTAGGGTCTTGCTTTCCCCAGAACTTGGGAGTCATTTTCACCGACTTACTAAAAGACCCTTAGACCCAAGATAACAGGAAATACATTAAGTTTTGTGGTTGTGAAAAATATATGTGGTTACATGTTCATAAATCAGCATCTTTGATGGTATGCGCTTAATAATCAGATTGGTTTGCATTTACCACAACCAACGTAGTCTAAACAAGGTTTTTAAAGCAAGGTCTATATGTGAAAAAGATGACCAACGGAAGGCAGTGAAGGATTGTATCCTTactaactaaaatgcacaggaAAGATGAAAATGGAATCAGAATTACCATTCATTGCCAAATTGGCAATGGCCCCAGAAGCAACTCTAAGGATAGTTGTATTCTGCGAAGATCTCAACAGCGCAAGCAAAGCATCTAAACCACCTTCCTCAACAATCTTTGCCTGATTAGTAtctgaaataaaagaaaatcttaATTGGTACAATTGCATACACAACTAAATCCTCATTCTAATTGTATACACAACATATGCCATAGAATATCACTTTATGTGAAAATCGAAGTGGCATACATcagttttaaaataaattttttttttcagtagaCTGATTTTCTGATGTCAATGTAATTACTAATATCACGTCCATCTTTAGCACAGTAGTAGTATCACCTCCTTGGAACGGGGATGAAAAGTATGCATTTATCCACTAATATAAATAGACAATACAGGAAAGTGCATACCTTCAGCTGCAAGGTTGGCAACCACCTTCACAGCATGGGTTTGAACATCTATATCTTCGGATGTCAGCAGTTGTAAGATCTTTTGAAGCCCAACTGAATTTAGGAAGTAAATTGTCAGCCGAGATATATCATTAAGTGGAATTAGAAAAGGGAAAGATAGATAGTTCTCAAAACTTTATGAGGccttaatatataataaatcttGCCTTCTTCGCATATTTTTGCAATGGTGGCCCTCTGACCAGAAATTGAATCCCTTGATGGATTCGAATTGTGTAATCCCATTGGATTCCCAAACGCAGAAGACCCTTTATGTATATTTTCCTTCATATACGACTTCTTGTCCTGGAGAATTTTCCACTGTAAGACATTATATTTGTTgaactgaaatttttttaaattcataagCAACTCACCTCAAACTCATCTTCTTTCTCCGGTGCAGCCTTCTTTAATTTGATTAGCTCATTCTCTACAGACTTCCTCTGCTTCTCTTCAATTAAAAGTCTTTGCTTCGCATCTTGAAGTTCTTCCTTGAGTCTTGCCTTAATAGTCCCAATGATATAAAATATCGCAAACTATTTAGTAAATCACACTTAACAGACTACTAAACTCATGGCAACTGTAGGAGCAATTGCATGACCACAACCGTAAATATATTAGTCTACATTTTGTGCGAATAGAATATTGAACCATACTTGTTGCATTTTATATGTCAACGTACCTTCTCTTCTGAGAGATCAGTATATTCTGATTTCAAGGACCAATATTTGTTTAGAGTTTGTTCATGTAGCTGATTCATTTCTTCTAACTGCACTCTAAGTTCATCAATCTCTTTCTTCCCCTggattttaaaacaaaatagaacTTACTGTATGAAAAATGTGTGCAAAGGAGCCTTGAATACGAACAATCGTTTCACCACATTTAGAGAATTATTAATTATCACAACAGGAGGAATAAAGGCAGATAGTAGCTGCATAGAAACTTTTCCCAGCTCAAAATGAAGTGATATATTACTACGAAGAACTTAGggatcaatttttctttttgcctatataaatgttaaaagaaaaaaatagacaaAGAATATCACAGACACATGATAATAGAAGAACACTGGACTCTTCCACGCCCATGAAACATCACAATGAGCTCATTTAGTAAGTTTTAGGAATAAATTTAACCTGCATTGAGTTTTGACGGTTACGTCGTTTCTTCTCCACATCCAACTGCTCTTCTAGGTCTTCAAAACGGGCATGCTCATTTTCCAATTGGTCCATTAACTCAGCTATTTTTTTCTCATACATCTGAGTAGTGTCTGCAAGTGCTGATTGATATGCAGAATTTTTCGTCTGATGTTGCtacaaaaatgaagaaagaTTACGGTTGGTACTCACGTTGCTATAACTTGTACTAAAATATTAGCTTCCATTATTTAGAACTGAAAAGAAAAGACTATAAATAAAaggtttaagtttaaaattttcaaataaagagGTGGCCATGATTAGGAAGAAGAGATAATATTTAAATACAAAAAGCATGACAAGGGTATTACAGATAACTGTTAGAATTAAAGATGACAAAAGAAGGTCCTGTTTTAAATGCATAATGAGCTTACCTGAATAGCCTTTTGGCCGTCAGTCAGAAGCTTCATTGTTTCATCTAACTGTTTCTCTGTGCTTTCAGCACGAGCACGCTCATCATCTAGCTCCTTAATCAACTTTGCTATTTTCTCTTCATACATCTGAGTGGTATCAGCTAATATTTTCTGATACATGGAACCTTCAAGCTGGTGTTGCTACTAACAGGCAAAACAACACTGTAAATGCCATGCTCATAAAGGACaaaatatttgattatgagaacAGTAATGTGTTTACATATgtttgagtgtgtgtgtgtgcacgcGTATATCTCCTGCCATATAACTGATTTACTAGCCTACATTTTGGTGTCCTGTTATTCTAAAATTCTAAGTCGATGCACAAGCCACAAGAATGGTGATACCAACATTAATAACCTGTATAGCCTCAGCCAGATTGACCAGGAACCAACTAGACGAATAGtcattaaaatgaaacaaaattgcAAGGCAATGGAGCTGTGGCAATACAGCCGTTACAGTATCAATGCTGGTGCGCTGGATCTCAAAAAAGGAAATACCTTGCCATGTTCTAAACTTGCTTCAAGTTTTGCAACTTTATCATGCATCAGGTTACTGTGTTCTTTCTCATGGTTCAGTTTATCTGAAAGATCTTTCAGATCCAAATCCAAACGAGCATTTTCCTTCTCCAGAAACTGCATGTAAAAAAGAAGTATTAGGTGAAGGGAATGACAGACCAACCCTCATAACAATAGGCAATACAAGAAGATGACTAGatgaaaattcatcaaaatgaaatgaaaataaaaaggcaaCATTCTTTCACCGAGTCTTCAAAAAAGAAGTACCTCTCTATGTTCTAAACTCGCTTCAAGCTGTGCAACCTTATCATGCATCAGATCACTTTGTTCTTTTTGACGGTTCAGCTCATCTAAAAGATCTTTCAGATCCAGCTCCGAACGAGCATTTTCTTTCTCCAATAACTGCATACATGCAGAAGATTAGAAGGAAAAAGCGTAGTATACCACTCATAAAAATAGGCTGTATGTGAGTTGAATACAACCCTCATAATATTATGATCAGCATTTCATCAACCAAATTACAAATGGCTTCTAGGCGAGACAACTACCTGAGACCTCGTGCTTAGATTGGTCTTGGCCTCAGCAAAAGAATCTTGACACTCTTTCAGCTGTCTTTCCAATTCCAATTTGTTACTGTCCAACAACTTTTGTTGCCTTTCAAATTGTGCAGTAAGATGGTCTACTTGATTCTCAAGCTTCCGACATAGACTCTCataatcaaattcttctttAAGTTTTACCATGTTTACTATTCTCATTGCCTGCAAAATAAATAACAGGTGGTTTGTATGAAAGATTTTAAATTACCAATATCATAAATGAGAAATTAGGAAAAGAAATAGCTCACCCTTTGTCCAAACATTATTGTGCTAGTTGTCTCTGCATAGTGTCGTGCTGATGGCCCAATCGTTACTATCAGTGAGGTCCTCGCAGAGCCTGTTTCATAGAAATACATCGAATTTCCTTTTAGAAAAAGTAGGAAAAGAAATGCAGCAGAAATAAATGAAATCAGGTATTCATATGTATGCATTAGgccttttcatatttttcattcttTACATACATAAGTGTATAAATAGgataaaaaatatgaacaatATATCAAATTACTGTTGTCACACTCGACACAAAATGCATTCAAGATATAGAGCATTGGCTATGGCCCAAATACATAGCAAATAGCATTACAGATGTAGGAAGAGCAATCCAATAAAATCTGTGCAATATCAAGATACAGAGCAGAAAGTAAATATACTGGGACAACCTCCAAATGAATCACGAAGCAACCTTGTAAGCTTAGAATCTCTGATAGGGATATGTGGACTGTTTTCCGCCAATGCATTTATACATTTTCCAAGGGAAGTTAGTGAAAGATTTATAAATTTTGCCTCCTCAAGCAAGTGACCCTCACTGCCTGCGACATGAGAAAAGTAATGTCAGGAATAACAAGTGATGGAAACAAAAGATTAAGTACTACTTCAGGTGTACAGTATCATTGACAAACCAGATTTATCTATTCTTTCAGATCCTGCAAGATCGACAATCAGCAACTTGCTTTTTCGAACTATAGGTGCGCCATGCCTAACAGATAAATCAGCTATAGAGGCTTTTTCTTGAGAAGCGATCTCATCCGTACCATTTTCTTGCACAGATCTACGAACAAAAACCTATAAGCATAAAATATTCAGATCATCGTTATTCAAAGAACCAACATCTAAAATTTGGAAACAAACATGAAttgaaaaatccaaaatcaTACAACAGACCCACCATAAGAATCGCATGACTGCGTGAAGATTCTGTATTCAGCTTCGTGTTAGCTGCATGACGATTTGCCTCACCAATTTGTAGCAGTTGTAAAAAGTGATCAAGGTCTTTAATTCTTACTACCGAAGCACCAGGAAGTGACACCTCACCAGTCTTGGGGTCCTCGTGAATAGGAATATTAATCTTTTCTGGTGCAAGCAAATCTTGAATAGATTCCATGTACAACTGGAGcaaaaaaacattaattaatAGATGAGCAATCATCCAGCATGGTAGTAACTTGCCGCTCTACCTCAACAGATATGCGAACAGATGACAAGcaatctttagaatttggtaaCAATGTTAAATAAGAAAAGGTTTGACTGAAAACCACTATATTCCCTTTCCTTGTCATCCTTCTATTCCTCTAATAGAAAGAAGAACAGAGTTCTGAAAGAGAGGGTGGAAGTTCAGAACTTACGCTGGACATCTCCTAAACCCTTGTTCAAATTTTACGAAGCACATCTCCAGGTATTCCTAACGAACTCCAAAAGATTTTCATTCCTTAGCAGTGTAGCGTTCAAATCATGAAATGAAACGTTGCTATTAAGTTCCTACAGCGCAGTGAACAAAATCATGCCTACAATGGACTCTGTAGCAATTCACTTATATTTCACTCAGAACAGTGATACAGAACCCCGACCATGGTGGATCATGGAACGCTTGAACAAGAACttcaaatcaaaacaacaaTGAAACACAAACGCAGACACCCACCTGCAAGTAGGAAACTTCCACACTATCAGAAGAGGTAGACAGTATGTCCTCCAAGGCTCTAACCATAATGCCACGCTCAGACGCATCATCTCTACCCAGACTGCCAAGTGTGTAAGTTTTCCCAGTACCGGTTTGGCCATAGGCCATAACTGTCCCATTATATCCACTCAACACACTCTGCAAAAGGACATCAAACTCGACATTACACAATCAACCAATTCAAGAACCACAATTGCAATCAAAACCCACATTGAGCATCACGACGCCATCAAATGCAACCCGTCAATGCCAAAGAAATACCGATAAACAAACAAGATACCTCAACTACAGGTTTTGCCACCACTTGATAAACCCGATTTTGTGAGGCGGTTTCGGTAAAAACTTCATCAAATCTGTAAGACTCTGAACTCCAATTGTTCTTTCTCAACTTCAGCCGCTTCAGCTACATATCAGAGAAAATAAACGAGAATtataatttcattataattaattaatcaggtttaagattaataaaaaaagctTGGAAATTTCAACTGTAAAATCACACCTCAGGCTGCAGCTCAACACTGTCTGCGAAATCAGAATCCGAAATGCGATCCTCCAGATTTCTCGGTCTAAGCCTGACAGCGACCCTCACTCTTCCGGCCTCTGTTGTAAATtaatcccaaaaaataaaaattaaaaacttgaagtttgatttgaaattaaaaaaaaatgaattcttTGAAGttaaatttccaaaatttaaaGTTAAATGTGGGAGAGAGAGACCTTGTTGATATTCGGGGTTAGAGTGAGGAGTTCTCGAATTGGGAGTGACGGAGCGCCGTGAACTGGAAGAAGAGGGCCGCGAGCGGTGGCTGTTGGCTTGCGAGGACGTCGTTTGTCTAGTGGAGTGAGTAGGAGGGACTTGTGCCGACGACGTTGTTTGCCTCTCAGACCTTCCACTAGTACTGCCACTGCCATTAGTATGCCCTGCTGCCGCAGATGCCGTCGACGACGACGAAGATCGTacggaagaggaagaagaagaagaagaagaagcagcggCCATTGATTTTGGAATTGTCAGAGGAAACTGAGAGAATGGCAGAGGGAGATTCTGTAGCTTTATTGttgtgaggagagagagagagagagagagagagagagagagaggccggCACGATGGTGGGAAGAGAAAGAAGGAATAATAAATGAGAGAGCGATTTGCAAACTGGTTCCCGCGTTGTGGGTTACGTTTGAGCAGACAAGAGTCggccgttttttttttttcctctctttaattattttttttttatttattcgttccattattattattttttaattattattattatcaattTAGTATTTTGTTTCTTCCATATTGTGTAATGTGGGGAAAAAAATATGCTTAATAATCTCTCGTGGTTACGTTTTTCATCAAAGTTGAAATCAAGATTTCTATCTATTCTTAATCATGTTCAAGAATAAAACCGTCTTTTAAAAGCATTGAAGTTTGTTTGACTCTTAAATCATACTTGAAACAACTCATTTTGTCTTTCAAGGCAATTTTCTGCACTTCCTTTGATGTTGCGACCAGCAAAGTAAGCTTAAAAcgtattttatttcattttcacaTGAATTGTAATGAATCTCCAATTCACCCAACTTATAATTTATACTACCAATCACTTTGATGCATTCCAACCAATCCGTACGTAACCTAAAGTGTTTGACATCGATTAAAAAGAAACATAACCTTATGGCTAAATGTTAAGAGTTATCCACTACatgagatttttttatatttcaaactttttaagttaaatttctaattaaaagcactaaaattaaaattttaacggttagaaaatttaaaatgttttttatatGTAGAATCCTTTATATAAATGCGAATGTAGATTCTCCTATTTGTGAATTTCAGACACACTTTTTCACCCATCAATTCAGATTTTCTATATTGTGAATTATTACcggaggcagattgtctacTGTTTGAATGTCCTTCTTATCCTTTCTTATTTTATACGATCACAAAAGAACACAATCTGCCTCTATTATTACAGCCTTTTATAACTTGTGAATTAGGCTTGTCAATGTTGTCAGTGTATGAATTATCAAAAAGTATATGTTGTCATGTCATCACAAGAAAATATATGTGGTCCCAGGAAAGTTGTACAGTGCTGGAAACTGTTTGAAGCTCGACCAATCCCATCGTTGACCACATGAGCAAAATCTTTTTATGAACGCACAATTACTAGTGCTTACTTTAGAAAAAgttactttttttaattacattttgacgccacttagtattatagtttaataatatttttcttcatttgtaagtgaaatacCTCTTGACCATCATGTATTGGTCGTGGTGCATAATGGCTTTAAATAGAGCCTCATAGGACTTGAAACTTCTCTGTACAGCCAATTCCTTCATATTATCAAACAACTTAATAAAATCTTTAATAATGACAGCCTTACTGTAGCACTCCTTAACGacattgttttatgtttttttatccCAGGAcgaaaacgacttttaaaaataaaacgcAAAAGAAGTAGCAAAGCGTAAAACACAGAAGCAACGAAGTAGCATAGCAAACTTCTGCAGCAGTTCAAAGGACCAGAGGGGCGAAATCCTCACTCTCAATGACGATTCCCAAAGACCAAAGGGTGCGGCCGCCCTTCCTTGTCCCCATGTAGCTTCGCCCATGATTACAGGAAAATTAATCTTACACTAACATTATAGTTGAGTACTATTCATCTTTACAAGTCCGTAAAGTAGAGATCTCAAATTTCATTCTCATGAACGCGGGCCCTAATAACGAATATATACAAACCATTGTCTCGTTGAGCCCAAACATCCCAAATACCCTTATAGCAaaccacaaaaattaaaaaataaagatgaaCTCTGGTCAATGTTCGTATACAACCTTGAGACTCCTTGAATTTTCTAATATGTTTCAATGTAGTCTATACACGGGAGTATATTAGAATTTTTCGGGACTAAAAGTCGGAGAAGATAACTTACAAGCAAAAATGTgtgttttattatattaaattatagGAGAACATAAGGAAGCAACGTCCTTCTCGTTCATAAGCAAACGAGTAGTACGATTGTCTGGTCGGTGAATCTATGTCTGGCTATGTAGGCCCTCTCATATCCACAACACCCCTTTTCGGAGGCAATtgcccaaaaaacaaaagaaaccccaCTTAACAAAGTTACATGTGGTGTTTTCGACATTTGCAATAAGAAAACACAATCATGTGGTGGTGATTCTTCATTTCTTGCTtaaataaacattttttttttaattttattctttgggtttgtttgatttattcaatctaaagtGTGCGTGAGTGCTGAAGGCTAAATGAGGGATActagagaattttaacgaaaagctcccggcactgttcatttta contains the following coding sequences:
- the LOC137735561 gene encoding kinesin-like protein KIN-UC, producing the protein MAAASSSSSSSSSVRSSSSSTASAAAGHTNGSGSTSGRSERQTTSSAQVPPTHSTRQTTSSQANSHRSRPSSSSSRRSVTPNSRTPHSNPEYQQEAGRVRVAVRLRPRNLEDRISDSDFADSVELQPELKRLKLRKNNWSSESYRFDEVFTETASQNRVYQVVAKPVVESVLSGYNGTVMAYGQTGTGKTYTLGSLGRDDASERGIMVRALEDILSTSSDSVEVSYLQLYMESIQDLLAPEKINIPIHEDPKTGEVSLPGASVVRIKDLDHFLQLLQIGEANRHAANTKLNTESSRSHAILMVFVRRSVQENGTDEIASQEKASIADLSVRHGAPIVRKSKLLIVDLAGSERIDKSGSEGHLLEEAKFINLSLTSLGKCINALAENSPHIPIRDSKLTRLLRDSFGGSARTSLIVTIGPSARHYAETTSTIMFGQRAMRIVNMVKLKEEFDYESLCRKLENQVDHLTAQFERQQKLLDSNKLELERQLKECQDSFAEAKTNLSTRSQLLEKENARSELDLKDLLDELNRQKEQSDLMHDKVAQLEASLEHREFLEKENARLDLDLKDLSDKLNHEKEHSNLMHDKVAKLEASLEHGKQHQLEGSMYQKILADTTQMYEEKIAKLIKELDDERARAESTEKQLDETMKLLTDGQKAIQQHQTKNSAYQSALADTTQMYEKKIAELMDQLENEHARFEDLEEQLDVEKKRRNRQNSMQGKKEIDELRVQLEEMNQLHEQTLNKYWSLKSEYTDLSEEKARLKEELQDAKQRLLIEEKQRKSVENELIKLKKAAPEKEDEFEDKKSYMKENIHKGSSAFGNPMGLHNSNPSRDSISGQRATIAKICEEVGLQKILQLLTSEDIDVQTHAVKVVANLAAEDTNQAKIVEEGGLDALLALLRSSQNTTILRVASGAIANLAMNEVNQGLIMSRGGAQLLAETASNTNDPQTLRMVAGALANLCGNERIHTMLKEDGGIKALLGMAKSGSSEVIAQVARGLANFAKCESRGTIQGHRKGRSLLMDDGVLTWLIINSNTMSTSTQRHIELALCHLAQNEDNARDFISSGGLQEIIRISAESSRDDIRNLAKKALRVNPKFYNQMHGEQ